The Vespula pensylvanica isolate Volc-1 chromosome 5, ASM1446617v1, whole genome shotgun sequence genome includes a window with the following:
- the LOC122629156 gene encoding short coiled-coil protein B, which produces MSASVTAKLQDDMNSIPLADDDPQVIIPEEEVLDNASHLSDALGRGRSMDSIPSTFTNGSCSPNSLDPDISPDEQEEKARLIAQVLELQNTLDDLSQRVDSVKEENLKLRSENQVLSQYIENLMSASSVFQSTSPNTKKK; this is translated from the exons ATGTCTGCATCTGTGACAGCAAAACTTCAAGATGACATGAATAGTATACCTTTGGCAGATGATGATCCTCAAG TAATTATTCCCGAAGAAGAAGTATTGGACAACGCTTCTCATTTATCCGATGCATTAGGAAGAGGACGTAGTATGGATTCTATTCCGTCAACTTTTACTAATGGTAGCTGTAGCCCCAATA GTTTAGATCCTGATATTAGTCCAGAtgaacaagaagagaaagcaCGGTTAATAGCACAAGTTTTGGAACTTCAAAATACATTAGATG ATCTGTCTCAGAGGGTGGATAGTgtcaaggaagaaaatttgaaattacgaAGTGAGAATCAAGTACTAAGTCAATATATAGAGAATCTAATGTCTGCTTCAAGCGTATTCCAATCGACTAGTCCAAAtactaaaaagaaatga
- the LOC122629154 gene encoding putative fibroblast growth factor 1 isoform X2 has product MSLRWIHENLEAPTCDEECSDIDDSCSDDSYDTDLSLCKKDTATIEDEKKGLNGDSRKQKRETRKHQNTIVTFDENSQQSRYETSEIMYTLSPYVIWDPRQPAENPIYNSLVIKLYCRTGYHLAITSTGKVRGLPGTNETDALLHVTPVSFGVVRIQGVETQLYLAFNKKGYLYGESNMNKDNTEWEQWSVGSYDAFRSRKYVNFGWWIGIKKNGRAKSGPRTVWGQKAIQFLAIRQDQQD; this is encoded by the exons ATGAGCTTAAGGTGGATTCACGAGAATTTGGAAGCTCCGACCTGCGACGAGGAGTGCAGTGACATTGATGACAGTTGCAGTGACGATAGTTACGACACCGATCTGTCACTTTGCAAGAAGGACACTGCAACAATCGAGGACGAGAAGAAGGGCTTGAACGGCGATTCTCGTAAACAAAAACGAGAAACGAGGAAACATCAGAACACTATAGTTACCTTCGATGAAAACAG TCAACAATCACGATACGAGACATCCGAGATTATGTACACCCTTTCGCCCTACGTAATATGGGATCCACGGCAACCAGCGGAAAACCCAATTTATAATTCTCTCGTCATAAAACTTTACTGTCGTACTGGTTATCACCTCGCAATCACGTCAACTGGCAAAGTTCGAGGCTTACCCGGAACGAACGAGACAGATG CTCTTCTACACGTAACACCGGTCTCCTTCGGAGTTGTACGAATACAGGGTGTTGAGACACAACTATACCTTGCATTCAATAAAAAGGGCTACTTATATGGAGAG TCCAATATGAACAAGGACAACACCGAATGGGAACAATGGTCTGTTGGATCTTACGATGCGTTTCGATCACGCAAATACGTAAATTTTGGTTGGTGGATcggtataaagaaaaacggaCGTGCGAAATCCGGTCCGAGAACGGTGTGGGGACAAAAGGCTATACAGTTTTTAGCAATAAGACAAGATCAACAAGATTAA
- the LOC122629154 gene encoding fibroblast growth factor 13-like isoform X1, whose amino-acid sequence MCVIGRRKDSDNRDKELRLGRSIMSLRWIHENLEAPTCDEECSDIDDSCSDDSYDTDLSLCKKDTATIEDEKKGLNGDSRKQKRETRKHQNTIVTFDENSQQSRYETSEIMYTLSPYVIWDPRQPAENPIYNSLVIKLYCRTGYHLAITSTGKVRGLPGTNETDALLHVTPVSFGVVRIQGVETQLYLAFNKKGYLYGESNMNKDNTEWEQWSVGSYDAFRSRKYVNFGWWIGIKKNGRAKSGPRTVWGQKAIQFLAIRQDQQD is encoded by the exons ATGTGTGTCATAGGACGAAGAAAGGACTCGGATAATCGAGATAAAGAGTTACGTTTAGGTCGATCGATAATGAGCTTAAGGTGGATTCACGAGAATTTGGAAGCTCCGACCTGCGACGAGGAGTGCAGTGACATTGATGACAGTTGCAGTGACGATAGTTACGACACCGATCTGTCACTTTGCAAGAAGGACACTGCAACAATCGAGGACGAGAAGAAGGGCTTGAACGGCGATTCTCGTAAACAAAAACGAGAAACGAGGAAACATCAGAACACTATAGTTACCTTCGATGAAAACAG TCAACAATCACGATACGAGACATCCGAGATTATGTACACCCTTTCGCCCTACGTAATATGGGATCCACGGCAACCAGCGGAAAACCCAATTTATAATTCTCTCGTCATAAAACTTTACTGTCGTACTGGTTATCACCTCGCAATCACGTCAACTGGCAAAGTTCGAGGCTTACCCGGAACGAACGAGACAGATG CTCTTCTACACGTAACACCGGTCTCCTTCGGAGTTGTACGAATACAGGGTGTTGAGACACAACTATACCTTGCATTCAATAAAAAGGGCTACTTATATGGAGAG TCCAATATGAACAAGGACAACACCGAATGGGAACAATGGTCTGTTGGATCTTACGATGCGTTTCGATCACGCAAATACGTAAATTTTGGTTGGTGGATcggtataaagaaaaacggaCGTGCGAAATCCGGTCCGAGAACGGTGTGGGGACAAAAGGCTATACAGTTTTTAGCAATAAGACAAGATCAACAAGATTAA